A single region of the Vicia villosa cultivar HV-30 ecotype Madison, WI linkage group LG4, Vvil1.0, whole genome shotgun sequence genome encodes:
- the LOC131595692 gene encoding splicing factor U2af small subunit B-like — protein MAEHLASIFGTEKDRVNCPFYFKIGACRHGDRCSRLHNRPTISPTLLLSNMYQRPDIITPGVDPNGQPIDPRQIQQHFEDFYEDIFLELSKFGYIETLNVCDNLADHMIGNVYVLFREEDHAAAALGSLHGRFYSGRPILADFSPVTDFREATCRQYEENSCNRGGYCNFMHVKKIGRELRRKLFSSQRSRSRSRSRSNSPRRRRRSGDRERPRDRDRDYESRGRRSSDRDRIRDRDGDRERNRDSRDEGGRRRNGSSAREGREGSEERRARIEQWNREREEKP, from the coding sequence ATGGCGGAACACCTAGCCTCAATATTCGGCACAGAGAAAGACCGAGTTAACTGTCCCTTCTACTTCAAGATCGGCGCATGTAGACACGGCGACCGTTGTTCGCGTCTCCACAACCGTCCAACCATTTCACCAACTCTCCTTCTCTCCAACATGTACCAACGTCCCGATATCATCACTCCCGGCGTCGATCCCAACGGTCAACCGATCGATCCGCGTCAGATCCAGCAGCACTTCGAAGATTTCTACGAAGATATCTTTCTAGAACTTTCTAAATTCGGTTACATCGAAACGCTAAACGTTTGTGATAATCTCGCCGATCATATGATCGGGAATGTTTACGTTTTGTTTCGTGAGGAAGATCATGCCGCGGCGGCGCTTGGTTCGTTGCACGGGAGATTTTACTCCGGTCGGCCTATTCTTGCGGATTTTTCTCCGGTGACGGATTTTCGTGAGGCGACGTGTCGGCAGTATGAGGAGAATAGTTGTAACCGTGGTGGTTATTGTAATTTTATGCATGTTAAGAAAATTGGAAGGGAATTGAGGAGGAAACTGTTTTCTTCTCAACGGAGCCGGAGCAGAAGCAGGAGTCGGAGTAATAGTCCTCGTCGGAGAAGGAGAAGTGGAGATCGAGAGAGGCCGCGGGATAGAGATAGAGATTATGAGTCTCGTGGAAGAAGAAGTAGTGATAGGGATAGGATTAGGGATAGAGATGGGGATAGGGAGAGGAATAGAGATAGTAGAGATGAAGGTGGAAGGCGGAGAAATGGTAGTTCGGCGAGGGAAGGAAGGGAAGGGAGCGAGGAAAGAAGAGCAAGGATTGAGCAATGGAACagggaaagagaagagaagccttga